In Bos indicus isolate NIAB-ARS_2022 breed Sahiwal x Tharparkar chromosome 10, NIAB-ARS_B.indTharparkar_mat_pri_1.0, whole genome shotgun sequence, the DNA window AACCACAAATCAGTTTTCAATTCTTCTTGATAAATGCCTCTAACTAtgtagctaacatttactgagcatttactatgtgccagaaactgacctaagtactttacatgtacACTCACATTGAATCCTATCCTTATAAAGTGGGTACTATCTTTTGAcacattttacatatgaagaaattgaggccaaGAGAATTAagaaacttgctcaagatcacacagtacgaagtggtggagccaggacaTGAACCCAGAGTCTGGTGTCAGAACTTAATCCCCAGTATGCACTGCTTTCCACCTGTTTCTATGTAGGATAATGTTTGATGTTATCATGGTCCCCCTCAGGTCTACCCTACCCAAGACTCAGTCTCTGGTCTTCAGACCCATCACCTTCCTGCTCACTCTTGTAAGGACAGCTTGTGGTTTACTCAGGTTCCTTTAGAATACGCAGGATCCTGAAGTAAACATAATCCTTCTGATCAAGTCAGAGTAAGGTGAGACTCATTTCCCATGTCTTGGACGTTGTACTTCTAAATGCAGCTTATATGATGGCAGGAAAGACAGAATAAAGTCTTTAAGGACATAATGAGGGACCAACTCAAATGATGTGGCCTAAGTGTGAAATCCCAGAAAACTTCAAATAGCAAGTAGAGGCATACCTCAGATACTTTGACTTTtaaaccactgcaataaagcgAGTATTCCAAGTCACAAGattttttgtttcccagtgcaaataaaatttacactatactgtattCTATTTATGCAATAGCATTGTGTCTAAAAAACAATGAacacactttaattaaaaatttatttgaattatatAAAACAATGCTGAAAAacgctaaccatcatctgagcctttagTGAGCTGTAACCTTTTTGCTGCTGGAGGGTTTGAAATATTACGAGAATcaccaaaatgtgacagaaacacaaagtgagcaaatgctgttggaaaaatggtgccaaaaGACTTGCTTAATCCGGGGTTGCCACAaaacttcagtttgtaaaaaaataaaactatccgtgaagcacaataaaatgaggtatgcctatattCCAACACGCACAGCAGAAAACCAAACTGGGGCTGGTAACTTTTCAGTCTGAACAATCTGGTAAACATGGCCATGAACACAAGAGCAAGGCATGAAAGGTAAAGGCCGCCTTCAGGAATAAAAGCAGCACAAAACACTACTGGTGACAGATGCTCTTTATCCAAATGCACGAAGAGCAATGCTTTCATATGTAAAAGCCACCACTCAGCTGTTTCCTTTGTGACTTCAGACACAAAAGTGCATGTGGGCTTTTATGGAAGTGTGAAAGTTGTTACCTCTTCCCACAATGGCAACATATACACTTCAGTGGTCATAATGTATTAACAGCTGTAACACAGACCTGGCTCTTGGAACAAcaaaaactaaatttttaaaggaatttctcttGCTTTTGACCTGCATTTGAAATCACAAGTGCAATGTTAACTTTATGTCTTCGAGGTACAGAATGGAGATATAAGATCGTCTGGCCAAATAAGGCATTATATTTACGCAACAGCATTGTGTCTATGCTAAAAAACAATGAacacactttaattaaaaatttatttgaattatatAAAACAATGCTGAAAAACACTAAATGGTTCATGATAATTAATCAACAATGGCCCCATGAGCCTAGAAAAAAGGTTAATAACGCTACCCACTTTTCATTATTATCTTAATTTCTCTACCTGACATCACTGAAATTCAAAAATCTAGATTATTTCGCCTTATAGGACTTTTGATTTCATTAACTGTAGTTTTCTATTCAAAAATTCAGTCTTGATAACAGCAACAGCTTTTAAGTTGTTACATCATTTGTGAATGTAGGGATTTTTGACTGGAGTGAACATGATGAGTTACTCTTATCAATTCAAAGTACTTCTTCTGTTCAGAGCTGCGGCAGGGAGCCCAGAGCCACTGTTCTGATCTTTGGTTTGAACCTGGTTTGTCACTTCCTGCACTATAAGGCAGGCATTACTGACTCCTATTCTAGCCAAATAAACGGACATCTTAGACAAGGAAGAATTCAGGAGGGGTTTGGGAGCAGAACATTTGTacatttagttttcttctttgtctatttactccttctccaaaactagACAAACTTTGATTGAGTAATTTTTGCCTTCTGAGCTCAATTGAACTCACCAGGATAGCCTTGGAGTCCGTAGGCTTGCCACTTGCTGACCGGCTCAAGTCCTGCTCTGAGTGCATCATGGTCACTGACTGAGGACAAATTTAACTGGGATTTCACCACCTGGCAGGAAGCAAACAGAAGTCAGCAGGCTAAAGCTATTTCACAGGTTAACTGTGAGAATCTCAAACCTCTAAAGGCATTTCTGATGTGGGGCAGTTAGGAGTCCTAAGTTTGGGGTCCTAagtcaagcctgaatattcactggaaggaatgctgctgaagctgaagctccaattctttggccgcctgatgccaagagccgactcaagggggcagcagaggttgagatggttagtagcatcattgactcaatggacaagaatttgagcaaactctagatggtggagggcagaggagcctagcatgctgcagtccacgtggctgcaaagagttggacacgacttagcgactgcacaacaacaacaaacttagTTCTACCATTTACTTGATATAAGACTTAGATAAGTTACTTAACATCTtagatcctcagtttcctcatctatgtacTAACAAACACAACAGAGCTATACAAAATTGAAGTCGTTATGAGGAGCTGACCTTTAACACTATCTTCTCCTACGATACCACACCTTTGTGATTTTTTATAAGATTCTGAATTATCAAAGGTGTTTGGTATACAGACTACCTTTGGTTAGGACTAACAATAATGCTTGTGAGGAACTTGAACACGGTGTTTAAACAGGGCTTTGAGGAACACCCGGCTGGAGTGCcctaatcagaaaaaaatctttcaataaaACACTAGGAATTTTGTTTACTAAAAGCACCATAGTTGTTCTCTTTTCGATGGAACCTCTAACCGAAACTCCGTAACTTTTTACCGAAACCGTAACTTTTTACCCTTGTTAATtacttataaattaaacttttaagGGACCTATGAAGGTTTCCTGGCATTTAAGAATATCTTAAGAGACTCCCctagtggtccagttgttaagagcccgcctgccaatgcaggggacataagttcAATtgctggtccgggaagattccacatgtcacgaGTAACTAAGTCCcagagccaaaactactgagcccatcgAGACCATCGCTTCCGAGCGCGCCGCTCCTCTCTCCGTACCTTGGGGGCACCAGGTCCCGTACCGCGGGCTGCGTGGGACACGGAGAAGTCGATGACCCCTTCCAGGTCTGCGGTTCCGGGGCGGCTCTGCCGGTAAAAGCGGAAAAGCTTCCGAAACGCGTCCTCCCCAGGCTGCACCGCCAGCGTCGCCACGGAACCCACTGCCGCCGCCATCTTCCCCATCTCGTTGTCAAGCCTCCCCTGATCCGGAAGCTGATTTCCGTGCTCCGGATTAGGCAGGCTCTTCCGGGGTCGCGACCTCAGGTCACTAGACGTTCCTCGGCCTAAAGATGGCGGCTTCGGCAGCGAGGGGCGCTATGGCGCTGCGTACAAACATCGGCCGGCCGGTTGCGTTTGTCAGAAAAATTCCCTGGACGGCGGCCTCAAGTGAGTTGGAAATGTAGTAGGGGCAGAATCTTTAGGTCCGAGCAATTCTGAAAAGCCTTGCTTGCTGCGAAGCACTTAAATCCCCGTGGTGGCTGGATTAAGGAGGCTGAGTGTGCTCCTGAGCAAGCCAGTGAGTAGAAAGAAATTTGTCAGCAATAAGCCGTTTAAGGGATGCCCCTTGAGCTTTGGGGGCACCCATTCACGGTCTCCAGCCTTTCGGAGTTTACAGCTTTAATTACTTggaaacttttaagatttacgaTTTAGAAGGGGTTGTTTTGATTGCAGCGTGGGGACGGATTCAGAGTTACAAGAGGTAGTTTCTGTAGTTTAGTTCATAGGTGAAGAGTTCAGGGTAGTGATAGGAGGAGGAGTCAGGTTCACTTAAGCTAATCAAAGAATAATCGATAGATTTTCGTGATGACTTGAATGGGGGAAGAGTACGGAATGGGGGAAAGGGAGGAATGACCTCCAGGTTTTTAATGTTGGTGGATTTGGTGATTAGAATGTAGGAGAAGCACATCGAAAGAAGATGAGTAGTTAAATTGAAATGTGTTTAGTTTGAGAAACCTGTGAGTTCTTTGTTAGCTGGACAGAGGACGTTGTGTATAGATTGAGAAATGCACTCCGAAGCTGTTCTCCTTGGGTTACAATTCCAACTTGGCCTTTAGTTGTGTAACCTCGTTCAGTTCAGgttagtcggtcagtcgtgtccgactgtttgggaccccttggactgcagcacgccaggcctccttgtccatcactaattcccggagtctactcaaactcatgtccattgggtcagtgatgccatccaaccgtctcatcctctgtcgtccccttctcccgccttcattctttcctagcatcagggtcttttcaaatgagtcagttcttcacatcacgtggccaacgtattggagtttcagcttcagcatcagtccttccaatgaatattcaggactgatctcttttaggatggactggttggatttccttgcaatccaagggactctcaagagtcttttccaacaccacagttcagaacctAAGGtgtgtacctgctgctgctgctgctgcgtcgcttcagttgtgtccgactctatgtgaccccatagacggcagcccaccaggctccgccgtccctgggattctccaggcaagaccactggagtgggttgccatttccttctccagtgtgtgaaagtgaaaaatgaaagtgaagtctctcagtcgtgtccgactcttagcgaccccatggactgcagcccacggggctcctccgtccatgggattttccaggcaagagtactggagtggggtgccattgccttttcctaatGTGTGTACCTAAGGGAAGGTAATTGGGGGAAGAGGGCTCaccactgtgcctcagtttcatcagCCATAAAATGGAGTCAATAATACCTTTCTCCTGGGGTGTTGattatattaaattaatttatatgtaaatacaaGTGCTTAGATTTGTGCTCAATAcagagtaagtactcaataaacgATAATTGTTTTCATGATTACAAAAATTGAAGTTCATGGGATAGGCTTAGGCTGGACATAGAAAGCTGGGGAGTGATGAGTACTGATTTCTGTTACCAACACTGCTTTTTGTCAACTGTAGTTTTGAGTTAAGGTTTTTACATTTGCTCACCAAAATGTAAAAATCCATGGTCATTTTTGCAGATATTCTTGAGATtgagactttatttggaaatctcTAATATAGCTAACAACACACAGTATTGTGATTGTTTAACTGTTTCCTGTGTGATCATCTCACGGGGATTTTAATCCATGCATTTAGCATAGTACCTGGTATGGTGAAGACTCAGTACTTGCTGGGGATGAAGACGAAGTCAGCTCAGCAGTTTATCTGCCCAtgtctcccccaccccaacacctCCCCAAATCTAGTAAATTACAGCTTTATAATCAATACCATAATGGTTTCCTGGATCTTAAAGCTGCAAGAAATACAAACTACCATTGTTCACAAGGAGTTTGGGGGCTCTAGGACCCCTCTTGGTTTCTATCTTAATCTAGGATGGAGGATAAtacaataactaaaaaaaaaaactcttactatgttttcttttcttatacagGTGAGCTGAGAGAACACTTTGCACAATTTGGCCATGTACGAAAATGCACTGTTCCTTTTGTGAgtattaccttttttaaaaaaagcaataatgttttcctctaatttttgATTATTCTTTGTCAAAGCATATCAGTTTACATGAATTGGTAATGGAGTGAAGCTGTTCAGTCTTTGTTGATTAAATTATGGGTGATATTGatctaacaaaacaaaaagccttaTCCTAGGTATTCGAGGCATttgtggtagttttttttttttaattgatgcatAAAATTATCACAAATGTAATGGCTCAAAACAACACATACACATGATCTCACAGATTATAGAGATCAGGAGTCCAGGCATAGCTTTGCTAGGTCCTCTGTTCAGGGATTCACGTAAGAGGCAATGCAGGTGTCTGTCTGCCGGAGCAGCAGAATCCAGGTGTGTGTCAGCTGGAGAGGCTCAGCCGGGAAAGACTGATTTCCCAGCTCCCTTGGGTTTTGGTAGAATTCGTCTTTCAACTGTAGGGCTTGGGTATCTGCTTTCTTGCTGGCTTTCAGCTGGAGGCTGGTCTCAGGTCCTCCAAACTACCTGCAGTTGCTTGTTACCTTGTTACATCTCTCTTACGGAGGCCTTCTCCCAACATGGCAGCTTGCTTCAAAGTCAGCAAGGGAGTTTCTCTAGTCTGCTACGACAGTTTTATAATTTAGTCTTCAGAGGGACACCCCATCTTCCTGTTCAAGGGAGCAGCATCCCGTCACTTTTGCTGTATTCTTTTGTTTAGAAGCATGTCATAGGCCCTGCCCACATTCAGGGGGAGAGGACTATACAGGGGGTAACATGGTGGAACACATGGGGGTCTTGGGGCCATTTTGGGATTTTGTCTATTACAGTATTATAATAAGGACTTTGAGAGAGTAGAGGTTAATTTATCATAAAACTTAACTGGTGGAGAAAATTTTCACCTTTATCCTCACGGAGTTGAGTGCTTTTTTTGgatgtgctgggtttttgttgctgcacaggcttctctcctcattgcagaggcttctcattTCGGAGCACAGGTTCTacggcacgcgggcttcagttgTGGCAGATGGGCtcagttgcggctcctgggcttcagagcacaggctccgtagctgtgcacaggctcagttgccccagggcatgtgggatcttcccagaccgagGATCCAACCCGCCTCCTGCCaacactggcaggtggagtctttaccattgagccactagggaagcccaggttgaGTGCTTTTGGTGTGTTTCTGTTTGTTACATTTTCTTTGCTTCCTCCTGAGGGTTTAAAAATCAAgctatgggaattccctggcggttcagtggttaggactctctcaactgccaagggtgtgggttcaatctctggttggagaactaacaTCCTgcaaaaataattaagtaaataaagtaaTAGAGTcctttacttaaaagaaaaaagtctttaaaaaaaatcaagtgtatAAATTTGTTCTTTATCCTGAGCTGTATTTTTCTGTGGACTTTCTTAAATGATTGTGTTTTGGGGTGTGTGACATGAGTACACTTACAGTTTACGCATGCTTCACTAAAACTGCTTTTTTCCTCATGGCACTGAAAAGGCTGTGGTAAAATATCAACTTTAAGTAACTTAAATTCTAACTATTGGCTTAACGTTACTTGCCTTACAAAAATCTAACGGATTATGTATATCCAGCTGTAGTGAAGGTATAGGGAAACTGGTACTAAAATTGTTGAGTTTAACTGATACTGTCACTGAAGGGTAATTTGGCAAAATCTGTCAACATTTAAGGTTTACCTTTGactctagagaaagcctgtgtgctgccacaaagacccagtgcagccagaatgAAAAGTAAGttgcaaaaagaaaagaggatttGCTTTGATCTAGAGGTTCCACTTCTAGAGATTGATTTTACAGAAATGTGAGGTGAGGGATGTTCAAAACAGCATTGTTTAGTAATATAATTGGAAAGAAGTTAAGTGTTCATCAGTGGGGTTGGTTGAATAGATATTAATTCACTGATACAATGGCATTTTTATAGCTGATTAAAAGAATGAGGCATGTGTGTTACAGACATGAAAATCAGTAAGCTTGAAAAATAGTTTTACAAAGTGTATGAAATTGGCATTTTttgaggaatattaaaaaaagtttctccaaaaagtaacatttttcttGGTTGCCATTTACctcttaaaagtataaaaaataacaaCTTAGGACCTGGAGTTAACAgattttaaacaacagaagtctTTGATTTGTAGGAAAATTAATGTGTAATGTAACAGGAAAATATAGGGAAGCCAGAATCTGATGAATAAGTTGGATGATAAACACTCTTGGTTTTTGCACAAAAGTAAATAGTAGGATTGCTTAAATTAACCCAGAAGTGTAAAGTAGGTAAGTAAaggtaacttttcctttttcctcaggAGCATGTGATGATAATGGTGGTAGTCGTGACGAGGGTGATTAGTTTCAGAAATCACCATAAATGTACTTAGGTTTGAAGGCTTAATTTCCTAGTTTCTAGAAGTGAGTTAGAAACAGGAagagtacttctttttttttttttaattttattttatttttaaactttacataattgtattagttttgccaaatatcaaaaagaatccaccgcaggtatacatgtgttccccatcctgaaccttcctccctcctccctccccataccatccttctgggtcgtcccagtgcactagccccaagcatccagtatcgtgcatcgaacctggaccggcatctcgtttcatacatgatattttacatgtttcaatgccattctcccaaatcttcccaccctctccctctcccagagtccataagactgttctatacatcagtgtctcttttgctgtctcgtacacagggttattgttaccatctttctaaattccatatatatgcgttagtatactgtattggtgtttttccttctggcttacttcactctgtataataggctccagtttcatccacctcattagaactgattcaaatgaattctttttaatggctgagtaatactccattgtgtatatgtaccacagctttcttatccattcatctgctaatggacatctaggttgcttccatgtcctggctattataaacagtgctgcgatgaacattggggtacacgtgtctctttcccttctggtttcctcagtgtgtatgcccagcagtgggattgctggatcataaggcagttctatttccagttttttaaggaatctccacactgttctccatagtggctgtactagtttgcattcccaccaacagtgtaagagggttcccttttctccacaccctctccagcatttattatttgtagacttttggatcacagccattctgactggtgtgaaatggtacctcatagtggttttgatggAAGAGTACTTCTTTAACAAAATTTCCCTTGACTATTGCTACGAGTGTGCTTTTTATCTCGAACAACACAAAAAGCACTTTGCTCATGTTTTAGAGAGCGTGTTAAGATTAAGAGTATTTGTATTAAAGCAGGGTTTTtgatacttttaaattaaaatgtcttaTATTCCATTTCAGCagatgaaaaagttggtttaattTGGAACACCTGGAAACTTTCTCAAGTTCATGATTATTAATTTCTTcctaaattttgaatttttaaggaCAAAGAGACTGGCTTTCACAAAGGTATGGGTTGGATTCACTTTTCTTCAGAAGAAGAACTTCACAATGCACTACAACAGGAAAATCATGTTATTGATGGAGTAAAGGTAAGTATTTTTCTGTATCATATCATGTGAGTTTTCTGTATACCAGTTAAATAGGTCAGAAGTGTGAAATGAAAGGGATTTTGGATGATTTGTAACTTAATGTTTGTTAAAGAACAGTGATGGTGGGAGAGTTCCCAGTTGTAAAAGGTCTGGAGACTTAAGTACAAGAAGACACTTTAATGGTTAGCAAGATACATGGAACacggaacagtggaaacagcagggAGACCTTGGTTGAAATACTGACTTTCCCACTTACTATGTGACcttgagaagactcttttgagagtcccttggactgcaaggagatccaaccagtccatcctaaaggaaatcagtcctgaatattcactggaaggactgacactgaagctgaagctctagtactttggctacctgatgcgaagaactgacccatttgaaaatattctgatgctgggaaagatagaaggcaggaggagaaggggatgacataggatgagatggctggatgacatcactgactggatggatatgagtttgagcaagctctgggagtttgtgatggacaggaaagcctggcgtgctgcagttcatggggttgcagagtcggacacaactgagcttaactgaactgaactgatgtgacctTAGGCCAGACTGATTTACAGTTTTTAATGGGAGTTCAGGGAGCCTTAAGTACAAGGAACAAATAAGTACAAGGATCAGCTCACTGGTGCTGATCCCTCATAGAACAGCAGTTTTTGGTTTTAATGTTTTTGTAGACAATGACTTTCCTTAcagtgctgaatttttttttccccccagctccATGTTCAACCTCAAAGACCCAAAGCTTTACAAGGAGACCAAACATCTGATGAAGAGAAAGATTTTTGAGACCCTCACTGCCTActgaataaagtaaataaaagaggaagttttgtctaaatgtttttatttgaaacaaaTAGTTGCACCAAGCAAGAGCTTACTTTCCCCACTCCAAATTAACAGAGCACTACAGGGGCAAACATCATTTGGCAGGACAGTTCCAATATGTGAACATCCTTCTTTCTACTTGCTACGATCGGGGTCACTTTATTCATAAGCAGTCATTTTTAGACAAAATATTAACCCCAAAGTACTAATGTCACTTGAAAGGAAGTGGCTTTAATTTCACGTGTGGGGCAGTATTTTCTATAAATGCCAAAAGGTGGGAGAAGCACAAACacaacccatttttaaaaaaactaaataattcaAAGTAGAACTTTTCCatacccccctccctctcctgtaATAAAAAGTAGTGCTGGGCTCTGACACCCAGATTTGGTTTTTATCCTGGCCATGTACAAAGTGTTCCCCATATGACTTGCATCATTAGGGTTAACAATAACAGTTCGTTCACTCTGAACAAAGTATCTactccttcctcctctttttgCCTTCATGCTCATGTTCCTTGGGACGGCTGCTATCTGAGGGTCTTTTAGAGCCACCATGTTGCTTGGCTTCTTCCAAAAATTTGTCCAAACCGAAAGGATCCTCCTCAAACTGAACTGGTCCTTCTCGGCCTCTTTGTCTACGGT includes these proteins:
- the SLIRP gene encoding SRA stem-loop-interacting RNA-binding protein, mitochondrial, with the protein product MAASAARGAMALRTNIGRPVAFVRKIPWTAASSELREHFAQFGHVRKCTVPFDKETGFHKGMGWIHFSSEEELHNALQQENHVIDGVKLHVQPQRPKALQGDQTSDEEKDF